The following are from one region of the Candidatus Limnocylindrales bacterium genome:
- a CDS encoding SDR family oxidoreductase, whose protein sequence is MGKLDDRIALITGGGTGIGAAMAMEFGREGARVIICGRRREPLAETTTRVRAYGADIEHVVCDVAQEQEVDNLITGIVEQYGRLDILVNNAFQMSAAPIASMTTQAWKDSFTVALDAVFFTMRTALPQMAGQGGGAILNISSTAGHAGQHSLAGYGSAKAALENLTRIAAIEGAPARVRVNSLAPGCIATPGTLEAFAAPAARRGMERMIPLGRFGAPEEVARAAVFLVSDDASFVTGACLVVDGGQRASLGAPAIEEGFRH, encoded by the coding sequence ATGGGCAAGCTAGACGACAGGATTGCTCTGATAACCGGCGGCGGCACCGGCATCGGTGCGGCCATGGCAATGGAGTTCGGTCGCGAGGGCGCACGCGTGATCATCTGCGGCCGCCGCCGCGAGCCGCTCGCGGAGACGACGACGAGGGTGCGCGCCTACGGCGCCGACATCGAGCACGTCGTCTGCGACGTTGCGCAGGAACAGGAGGTCGACAACCTCATCACCGGCATCGTCGAGCAGTACGGGCGCCTGGACATCCTGGTCAACAATGCGTTCCAGATGTCGGCCGCCCCCATCGCCTCCATGACCACACAGGCGTGGAAGGACAGCTTCACCGTCGCGCTGGATGCCGTCTTCTTCACGATGCGCACGGCGCTCCCGCAAATGGCCGGACAGGGCGGCGGGGCCATACTCAACATCTCATCCACCGCGGGCCATGCGGGGCAGCATTCGCTGGCGGGCTACGGTTCGGCCAAGGCCGCGTTGGAGAATCTGACGAGAATCGCGGCCATCGAAGGCGCGCCGGCACGAGTGCGCGTCAACTCGCTGGCACCCGGGTGCATCGCCACGCCCGGCACGCTCGAAGCTTTCGCCGCGCCGGCGGCGCGGCGGGGAATGGAGCGGATGATTCCGCTCGGACGTTTCGGCGCGCCCGAGGAGGTGGCTCGTGCTGCCGTCTTTTTGGTCAGTGACGATGCTTCTTTCGTCACCGGCGCTTGTCTGGTCGTCGACGGCGGGCAACGCGCCTCGTTGGGTGCGCCTGCGATCGAGGAAGGATTCCGCCATTGA